The DNA region TTCTTATTTCAAAAATCCATCCGGAGCACCCCGTTTTCAATACTTCGCTGCGAACTACTTTGAGACGAATAATAGCCGGCGTATCACGTATTATAAAAGCTCCGAGTGATGAAATTTTTTCCCCCTACGGGGGATCCCCCGCCCGCTTCGCCGGAGCTTCAGCGAGGCGAGAAGGGGGACAAAAAAAAATTTCACAAACCCTATTTTTTATTTTTCTTGAAATAATTCTGAACACATGCCTGTGGCTTGGAAAATATATAACGCCAAAAATTAAAAAAGCTCTTTTATAACTATAGTAATGCGTTTTAAAAACGGTAATGATTTTATTTTTAAAAACGCCTGTTGACTGTAATAATCCATTATTTTTCTATCCGACCGGCCCGTAACACCAAGAGCATTTGAATATCCCCTAAACGCCTGGTATTCCGCTTCAAACACGTGATATAAAATCGGCTTTTCCGGGAGGCGCTTTAGAAAAACGAGTTTTTTAATGGCCGCGGCGGCGCGCTCGCCGCATTTTCCATCGCTATAAGCAAAAATTTCTTCCCGCAATTTTTTTCTTGCTTCCTGAAACTGCCGACCATCAGCTAATGCCTGTTCCAACGCGTTTTTAAATTCTACCGCTTTTTTAAGAGCAACAACCGAACCGTCTTCTTTTATCCTTTGTTCAATGCTCCCCGAATAAGTCAGAGCGCCTTCGGGCAGGCGGAATTTAAATGATTTTAATTTTTTGTGGCTTTCATTTAAATATTTTTCCGACAAAAAATCCGTAACCACAACCGGTTTATCGGTTAAAACGGCGTCAAAAATTGCGCTGGAGTTATCGCTTACCACTACATCAGCAACTTTAAAAAATGGCTGGGTATCGCTTTCATCCTGGAAAAGCAGAATACCGTCATGTTGCAACTTCTTTATACGATCAGGTTCTTCGAGCGGGGTATAATAATGGGGCTTTACCAAAATATTATAATACGACGCGTTTTTCACGAGCTCCACGGCAAGTTCGTCTATGGAGGAAAGATCGCCGTGAGTCGGAAGATAAAGAACGGTTTTTTTTGAAGGGTCCAATTTTTTTTTAATTTCTGAAACCGCGTTTTTGTCCACGGCATCATTAAACCAATCGTCAAATTTCGGATAACCGACAATCTCCGCCCAAGTTAAGAATTTAATAATTTCATATACGCGCGGTCCCAGGCAAAGATACAGGTCCCAGTCCCTGTGACGAGACCAGAACATAGTGAGCTCTTTCCCCGCACCGTAATTCATATGAACTTTGCGCGCCTTATCGGTCTGGGGGATAACCAGACAGCCGCTTCTCCATAACCCCACCAAAGCTTTATAATTTGAAAAAAAATCCGTAAGATATCTTTGTTGCTGATAGTCCTCATAATTAAGAATCCTGAAATAAACTCCTTGTTGTGTCAAAAGCCGAACACAATTTTCAATAATTTCCGGCGACGGACGGAGTGGAAAAAACCGGCCGCAGTCAACGATAAACTCCGCTTCGTCTTTAAGGTGCTCGTATACATTCTTAAACACGTTAAACTGAAAAGGATAAAAAACAACAAACCCGATTTTGGCGTTCGGATTAGGGCTGTCTTGGTACTTTTTATTCTCATTAAAACTAATTTCCATAGAGATCATTTTTTTAAAAAATGTTTAATCATTGCGATATCGTATGGAAAAGTTATTTTATGAATTGGATGTTCGGACTCAATAAGTCGAATTCGGATTTTCCGATTAAAATGCTTCAACAACTCAATATTATCCGCCAAGTCAAATATTTTTTTATCAACAGATTTTTTGTGAGCCTCATAAAGGTCTTTGAACCGAAAACACTGAGGGGTAAAGCCGCAATAGGCGGCTTCTTTGGGCACGGCTCGATGTATGTGCTTGCCATCGGCTTCAAGAATAAGGTCGGGCGCTTTTCCGGCGACAACCGCTCCGCCGCAACGAACGGCTTCGCGAATAACGCTGCTAATTACGTTTCCTGAAATTGTCGGACGAGCGGCGTCGTGAAAAATAACATAATCCGGCGGGTATCCTTTTTCCCTAAAATCAAAAAGTGCTCGTGAAGACGACAATTTTCGCGTTTTTTCACACGGGATCACCCTGACTTTTTCACTATTTAATTTTTCTTGAATAAGGCGTTTAACATATCTTACTTTTTGTTCAGGAACAACAACAATGATTTCGTTGATAAATTTATCGGCAATAAATTTTTCCAAAGAATAAAAAAGTACCGGTTTACCGCCAATTTTTAAAAATTGCTTAAACCGTCCCCCCATGCGCTCTCCCCCGCCTCCTGCCAGAAGCACGGCCGCAACAGTTGGTTTTTTTTTACCTTTTATCATGAAAAATAAAGACCTCCGTTTACGTGAATGCATTGGCCGGTAATATATGAAGCATCGTTGGAACAAAGAAAAGATACAACACTTGAAACTTCCTCAGGTTTTCCGAACCTTTTGAGTGGAATTTTTTCTAATTTATTAGAGGATGCCCCGTCTCCAAATCGCCGAAGCATATTGGTATTAATATAGCCGGGAACAATGGTGTTAACAAGAACTTTTGGCGCCAGCTCGAGCGTAAGAGCCCTGGCAAGACCCATGATCGCACTTTTTGAGACTACATATGCAGTGCGACTTTTTGACCCGATAAAAACATTTGACGATGAAACAAAAATAATTCGGGGAGACGCCGAGCCGTGAAGCAATGGTAAAAAGTTCCTGGTAAGAACGGTTGCACCAAAAAGGTTTGTTTCAAGAACGCTTCTAAAATCTCTATCCTTAAAACTCGCAAAATTTTGCGTAAGATTAATGCCGGCGCTATTTATCAAGACATCAAGTTTTCCCCGCGTTTTTTTTACAAGCTTAACCATTCGGATAATATCTTTTTCTTTTGTAATATCACCCTGGAGAAGCAAACACGGCGTATTTTTTGCTTTTAATTCGCCCGCAAGTGACAATGCCGGCCTTTTTGTTTTTTTATCTTTAAAATTTATGGCAACAAAAAATCCGTCATCGGCCAATCGCAACGCGATAGCTCTCCCTATCCCGCTTGAGGCACCGGTTATCAGTGCGGTTTTTGTATATAACGAACTTTTTTTTTCGGTGTTACTCATAATTTTAACTTTTTAATATATCGTATTTCGTAAACATCTTGCCAAGGTTAAAACTAAAAAAACGAATAAGCGTCATAAATTTATAAGGTCTATGTAACAAGTGTCTTTTAAGAACGGAGAATGTGTAGGGATTGCGTAAAGATAGATTCGGCCTGATTTTTTCCAAAACATCTTTGTTTAATTTCATGAAAAGCCAGTAATTCGCGCCACGGCGAAAATAAAGTTTCGCTAAAGAACTCAATTTTAGATGGGACAAATGAATAACGTGCGTGGGCAGATAGAGAATTTTATTGTTACCATGCAAAATCCGCAGTGCCAAATCGTTGTCTTCATATCCGGGCCAACGGAATTCTTCCCTAAAACCACCCATTTTTTCTAATATATCCCTGCGATACGACATATTAGCCGTATTATATGCGAAGGTCTCAAAACATACCATCGGATCGTTACTTATTATTTCATGCGATAAAAGAAATGGGCTTATTCGGGAATCATAAAAAAAACTGACATAATAAATAAATTTTGCCACAACATTGCGCTCAAGCTTTTCTTTCGGCGGGATCTGCCAGCCCCCTACCCCTGCGACACCCGGATATCTATTATGACCGTCTAAAAGCGTCTCCATCCAATCCGGCAAAACAATGCAATCATCGTCTGTAAAAAAAATAATTTCTCCCCTTGCTTCTTTTATACCAAAGTTTCTGGCTTTAGCCGGCCCGCCATTTTCAATTTTGAAATACCTGATTTCCGGTTTTGCTTGCCCGCCGAAGCCTCGGCGTAAGCGGGTATTTTGTATTTTGTATTTTGCGATTTGCGACTCGGTGTCATCGGTTGAGCCGTCGTCAACCACAATGATCTCGTAATTATCTTTGGGAACGGTTTGTTTTATTAAATGGCTTAGGGCGTTTATAAGACACTTAGAGCGATTATATGTCGGCACAATAATGGAACAGAAGAAATATGTATTTTGTGCGGCAGCATCCACGCCGTTGAATGGTTTGAGTTTTTTAAAGACGCTCCTTTTCCTATCATATCTTTCTTCCGTGAGAGTAAACACTGCGTTCCCTATTTCATTTTTCATAAAAAGTTTTTATAAGCGCAAAAACCCGATGGATATCCTCTTCGGCAATATTGGAGCCGGTCGGCAAAACCAAAGATTCTTCCGCTATTCTCTCAGCAACCGGAAAATCGCCTTTTTTATAATCCAAATAACAAAACGCTTCAAAATGTGGAAGCGGGACGCCGTATTGAATCCGGCTATCCACTCTGTTTTCACGCAAAAATTTATGTAATTCATTTCTTTTTTTAGTCAAAACAACGTAACGGTATCCGTTAATAAAATAGTTTTGCGGCACCAATGGAATAATTAAATCGCCGATGCCCTCAAGAAGCCGCGAATATAAGAAGTAATTTTCGCGTCGTCGCCTAATAATACCGTCTAAATTTTCCATTTTAACATTCATAATCGCGGCATGAAACGGAGAAAGACGGCTGGCCACTCCGATAGTCGGATGTTTAGCGCTAAGATTCTCAAAAGTTGTTCCGTACATTCTCAAAAGAGAAATTTTATCGGCAATTGTCTTATTATTTGTGATTATCGCTCCGCTATCTCCGAATCCGTTTAAAATTTTTGACGGATTAAAGCTTAGACAGGCGATATCACTATAATATCCCGGGTGACGATTTTTATATTTTGAACCGACGGCCTGCGCCGCGTCTTCTATCAAAAATAAATTATGTTTTTTAGCCAATTCAGAAATTTTTTCCATGTCCGCCATTATTCCGTTAAGATGGGTGACAATAATACCCTTTGTTTTTAGAGTTATAGCTTTTTCAATTAAATTTGGATTGATGTTGAAACTGCTTAATTCAATATCAACAAAAACCGGTTTGGCGTTAATCCAGGCAATCGCTCCGGCAGTCGAAAAAAAACTCACCGCCGGTACAATTACCTCGTCTTCGGGACCGATATTGAATGCCTTAAGAGAGAGAATTAAAGCATCGGTGCCGCTAGCCACCCCCAAGGCATATTTAGCGCCGGTGTATTCCGCGAGAACTTTTTCAAAAATCCTTACCGGCTTTCCCAACATAAAATCGCCGACGTTTTTCCCCTTCAAAACAATTCCAGCCAAAGCATTGATGATTTTTAATTTTAGGAATAGTTCATTCATTGGGTTATAAATTTCGTATTAAAATCGGGGTTTTACCATTGGCGGACGGATTTATTGTTGCCACTTCTTCTAATATGACTTGAAACTGGCGCTTTAAGGCCTCATACAGTAAGTTACTTAAATGTTTCTTTTCTGTCTCGGTTAAAGCGATATTCGGAATGTAACGAAACACTATCAGATTTTTATCCCGCAATTCAAACTGGTATTGCGCGATCCTGTCATGGTAACCCTCATCAATGTGCAGCGCCAAATCAAGAACGGACACGTTTTTATTAGAATTAGGGAACTGGATAATTTCCGACTCCCGACCATAAAGAGTAATAGTTTTTGATTTGCGGCCGCAAGAGCATAATTCGTTATTTATTACTGCCCTATCGCCGATCCTATATCTTATAAACGGCATCGTAAAATTTTCAAAAAAAGTTACAACTACATTGCCCTCGCAACCATCGGGAACGACCTCGCAGCCGTCCGACACAACTTCAAAATAATTCATCCACGGCGCCAAATGCAACTTGCGGTATTCACATTCAATCCCTAAAAGCGAGGTCTCCCGACTGCCGTAACAGGTAAAAGTCGGGCATTTAAAAAATCTGAAAATATTGTTTCGTTCCAGTTCGCTTATGTGTTCGCCACGGTACATTAAAGTTTTAAAAATTATGTCTGGGGCTTCTTTTCGGGTTAAAAATAGAAATCTCCTCAAATCGCTTCCGTTGGCGATAAGCGTTGCCGGCCTTAACTTTAGATAAGGATAAATGACGGACTGCCGGAATTTATAGTCGCCCCACTGGGTACTACTGAATCGCCCGCCAAAATTATCCAAATCATGATGGCTTTCTAAGCCCAATATCACTATGTGGCCATGATAGGAATTGCCAGAGTATCTTAATTCGTGGGAAGTATTTACTTCTCGCCGCAGATTGTCGCGTAAGTCCTGATAAAACTTCAGCGGCTCGCCGGTAGAGCCGGAAGTAACCGCTTCTCTAAAACGCCAGCGAGGAATATTTTTGGCAACAAACGTTTCAATTGGATTTTTTTTTATTTCGGTTCTGGTAATTAGAGGAATTTTCTGCAACTGTGAAAAATCTTTAAACGTTTCCGGATTGAAATTAGTTTCTTTAAAAACTCTCCGCCAATAAGGAACGTTGCTTCCGGCGTGAGTTAAAATTTTTTTAAGTTTTATAAGCTGAATTTCTTTCCAATCACTTTCTGAAAAAAAATCCGACTGCGCCAGCGCCCAATTTTGTATGGTCTTGTCAAAATATTTTAAAACTTTTGAATCTCTACTAAATGCTTCCACCGATAAAGGAGAATTGCAGATAATATGTTTTGCAATTTTTTGTGTGTATGAAAGCATAGCATCTCAATCGAAATCTACTTCATATATTTCCCACGGTATAACAGTAAAGTCAGAGCGCCTGATCCACAACGGATCAATTTTAAAATATCGCGTTTCGTCCATATCGGAAAATTTTGCAAAGTCCGGAAATCGCGCAATATGAATTATTTTACATTCTGCAAGCTCTTCTCCGCTCAATTCAGAAACTATGCCTTCGTATTGAACCGTTATATTTTGATCCCAGCCTATTACAACGGCAACGTTTCTATTATTCTTGAAATTCTCATACTTCCTAAACCGATTAGAAGTATCAAAGATCAAATTTAATTCATTTTTAACAGAAAATTTAATAGCCGCTGCTTCCGGCTTGCCTTCAGGATTCACCGTGGCGAGTACTGCTAAATTGTGTTTTTTAATAAAATCCGCGATTAGTTTTTTTTCGTTTTGATTATTGATTGCCATAATAAAATTCAATTACTTATACTCATTACATTCCATTATATCATAGCGATCCGTTGTATACAGACGGTTGTGAATATATCAGAAATAATTTATTATATAGACGCCATGGAAAAACAAAGGTCGATACAAAAAGAATCCGAAGCGGAAATGTCGAGGCCCGAGAATAAAATTTCCCGGCGGGAATTTTTAAAAACGGCCGGAGCAAGTTTTGCCGCAGCGATTCTTGCCGGCAACGCCAAAGAAGCGCTGGCTTTGATTGAAAAGACGTCCGAAACCAAAGAAAAAGAAGATGGCGAACCGAAAATATCTTTTGATATATTTTATTCTTTTCACGATACCGCAAAAGATGCGGAGGGGCTTGCGGAACGAATTAAAAAATCGGATATTTATATGCCCGAGCTTTTCGGTTGGAACGAACGGTATCTTAACGACACTAAAGCTATTGCCGAAGGCAAGATGACTCCAGATGAACTCATGTGGAAAAGGTTGCGAGGATTTGATCAGGAATATCCTTATTCTTTTGATTACGCCGAAGCCAAAGCTCTATATAAATCGAGTAAATATGTCGCCTATGTTGATGTACCGAGAGAACATCCGCTTTTTGATAAAGGAGCAGATGCACGAGAAGAACTCGGAAGAATTGATTTGACTAAGAATTTCTCAGAGTTAGCCGTGTCTTTTAACGAAAGCGTAAGGCGTTGGGCAGATGTCCAAAAAGAGCGAGAAGTATATATTCTTTCTGAATTGGGGAGATTCGCCGATAGCATCAAAGATGGCCGCATGCCGAAATTAAAAGGAAAAAAAGAAATAAAAATATTAATAGCGCTTGGTGCGATGCACACCGGCGTGTATCATGAACTTTCGCGCACCGAAAAAGAAACATCGCGCAAATTTCACACTATGCCGCTCATATTCGGAAAGTTCGCCAGTGAACTTGCGCGCCGTTTTATGTTCGGTAAAGATACCGATGAGACGCTTGCGACGCAAGCGCTATTCGGCGCAGTATTTAGCTCAATGGTTAGTAATCGTAGTGACAGAAGTATTCGCGGTTCATATGAGGTATCGCTTATTGAACGAAAAATTGTCCCCCAGTTTTCTATTGATGAAATGAAAAAAATATTTGCCGAAGCGCGCATCGCGGAAGACCCACAAAAAAAGTTTCTTGACGCGTCGCTTGAAAAGTTGAAAGAAAAAGGCATTCGTCTGCCGTCTTCCGAAAAAGAACTGGATACTTTTTTAAATGGATAAAATCACGGAATCGCAAAAAGGAGAAATCATGGAATCGCTTGGTTTTAAA from Parcubacteria group bacterium includes:
- a CDS encoding phenylacetate--CoA ligase family protein; protein product: MLSYTQKIAKHIICNSPLSVEAFSRDSKVLKYFDKTIQNWALAQSDFFSESDWKEIQLIKLKKILTHAGSNVPYWRRVFKETNFNPETFKDFSQLQKIPLITRTEIKKNPIETFVAKNIPRWRFREAVTSGSTGEPLKFYQDLRDNLRREVNTSHELRYSGNSYHGHIVILGLESHHDLDNFGGRFSSTQWGDYKFRQSVIYPYLKLRPATLIANGSDLRRFLFLTRKEAPDIIFKTLMYRGEHISELERNNIFRFFKCPTFTCYGSRETSLLGIECEYRKLHLAPWMNYFEVVSDGCEVVPDGCEGNVVVTFFENFTMPFIRYRIGDRAVINNELCSCGRKSKTITLYGRESEIIQFPNSNKNVSVLDLALHIDEGYHDRIAQYQFELRDKNLIVFRYIPNIALTETEKKHLSNLLYEALKRQFQVILEEVATINPSANGKTPILIRNL
- a CDS encoding CDP-glycerol glycerophosphotransferase family protein translates to MEISFNENKKYQDSPNPNAKIGFVVFYPFQFNVFKNVYEHLKDEAEFIVDCGRFFPLRPSPEIIENCVRLLTQQGVYFRILNYEDYQQQRYLTDFFSNYKALVGLWRSGCLVIPQTDKARKVHMNYGAGKELTMFWSRHRDWDLYLCLGPRVYEIIKFLTWAEIVGYPKFDDWFNDAVDKNAVSEIKKKLDPSKKTVLYLPTHGDLSSIDELAVELVKNASYYNILVKPHYYTPLEEPDRIKKLQHDGILLFQDESDTQPFFKVADVVVSDNSSAIFDAVLTDKPVVVTDFLSEKYLNESHKKLKSFKFRLPEGALTYSGSIEQRIKEDGSVVALKKAVEFKNALEQALADGRQFQEARKKLREEIFAYSDGKCGERAAAAIKKLVFLKRLPEKPILYHVFEAEYQAFRGYSNALGVTGRSDRKIMDYYSQQAFLKIKSLPFLKRITIVIKELF
- a CDS encoding glycosyltransferase family 2 protein produces the protein MKNEIGNAVFTLTEERYDRKRSVFKKLKPFNGVDAAAQNTYFFCSIIVPTYNRSKCLINALSHLIKQTVPKDNYEIIVVDDGSTDDTESQIAKYKIQNTRLRRGFGGQAKPEIRYFKIENGGPAKARNFGIKEARGEIIFFTDDDCIVLPDWMETLLDGHNRYPGVAGVGGWQIPPKEKLERNVVAKFIYYVSFFYDSRISPFLLSHEIISNDPMVCFETFAYNTANMSYRRDILEKMGGFREEFRWPGYEDNDLALRILHGNNKILYLPTHVIHLSHLKLSSLAKLYFRRGANYWLFMKLNKDVLEKIRPNLSLRNPYTFSVLKRHLLHRPYKFMTLIRFFSFNLGKMFTKYDILKS
- a CDS encoding DegT/DnrJ/EryC1/StrS family aminotransferase; protein product: MNELFLKLKIINALAGIVLKGKNVGDFMLGKPVRIFEKVLAEYTGAKYALGVASGTDALILSLKAFNIGPEDEVIVPAVSFFSTAGAIAWINAKPVFVDIELSSFNINPNLIEKAITLKTKGIIVTHLNGIMADMEKISELAKKHNLFLIEDAAQAVGSKYKNRHPGYYSDIACLSFNPSKILNGFGDSGAIITNNKTIADKISLLRMYGTTFENLSAKHPTIGVASRLSPFHAAIMNVKMENLDGIIRRRRENYFLYSRLLEGIGDLIIPLVPQNYFINGYRYVVLTKKRNELHKFLRENRVDSRIQYGVPLPHFEAFCYLDYKKGDFPVAERIAEESLVLPTGSNIAEEDIHRVFALIKTFYEK
- a CDS encoding 2-C-methyl-D-erythritol 4-phosphate cytidylyltransferase → MIKGKKKPTVAAVLLAGGGGERMGGRFKQFLKIGGKPVLFYSLEKFIADKFINEIIVVVPEQKVRYVKRLIQEKLNSEKVRVIPCEKTRKLSSSRALFDFREKGYPPDYVIFHDAARPTISGNVISSVIREAVRCGGAVVAGKAPDLILEADGKHIHRAVPKEAAYCGFTPQCFRFKDLYEAHKKSVDKKIFDLADNIELLKHFNRKIRIRLIESEHPIHKITFPYDIAMIKHFLKK
- a CDS encoding SDR family oxidoreductase — protein: MSNTEKKSSLYTKTALITGASSGIGRAIALRLADDGFFVAINFKDKKTKRPALSLAGELKAKNTPCLLLQGDITKEKDIIRMVKLVKKTRGKLDVLINSAGINLTQNFASFKDRDFRSVLETNLFGATVLTRNFLPLLHGSASPRIIFVSSSNVFIGSKSRTAYVVSKSAIMGLARALTLELAPKVLVNTIVPGYINTNMLRRFGDGASSNKLEKIPLKRFGKPEEVSSVVSFLCSNDASYITGQCIHVNGGLYFS
- a CDS encoding pyridoxamine 5'-phosphate oxidase family protein; translated protein: MAINNQNEKKLIADFIKKHNLAVLATVNPEGKPEAAAIKFSVKNELNLIFDTSNRFRKYENFKNNRNVAVVIGWDQNITVQYEGIVSELSGEELAECKIIHIARFPDFAKFSDMDETRYFKIDPLWIRRSDFTVIPWEIYEVDFD